One stretch of Oncorhynchus keta strain PuntledgeMale-10-30-2019 chromosome 18, Oket_V2, whole genome shotgun sequence DNA includes these proteins:
- the LOC127906040 gene encoding P2Y purinoceptor 14 → MDSYFNTSSVQTMNYTVGNGSGSASCGLMEISAHPFFTVTYSLVFLVGVVLNGFTVRVYFCRAQRHQSSVTVYMQNLAAADFFLSLCLPLRIANYATHNSTIMRHVYCNFGATAFYLNMYASILFMDYIAANRYLKIVRPLETHTLQTVRAAHYISMATWLTLLASSSAYLTVSLLTTWGADLIPGTIGCDSLQSTQLLLLYKIIHSFSAAIFLFVLFSLVFFYWGTILRLRQAQLNQQKHLSCGSGRNLSRSKRNMLVLVTVFCVCFVPYHLVRLPYAFIRPFLHRCYWHQAFYYMKELAVLLSVLNACLDPLIYFIFCKTFRAQLGMQRRLSITMAQPDSTAPPPGARRISQGT, encoded by the exons ATGGACAGCTATTTCAATACATCCTCTGTACAGACCATGAACTACACTGTGGGAAATGGTTCTGGGTCGGCCTCTTGCGGCTTGATGGAGATCTCCGCCCACCCATTCTTCACCGTAACCTACTCCCTGGTCTTCCTGGTGGGCGTGGTTCTCAACGGCTTCACGGTGCGGGTCTACTTCTGCCGAGCCCAGCGCCACCAATCCAGCGTGACAGTATATATGCAGAACCTGGCCGCGGCAGACTTCTTCCTCAGCCTGTGTCTGCCTCTCCGCATTGCCAACTACGCCACCCACAACTCGACCATCATGCGCCACGTGTACTGCAACTTTGGAGCCACGGCCTTCTACCTCAACATGTACGCCAGCATCCTCTTCATGGACTACATCGCAGCCAACAG GTACCTGAAGATCGTCCGTCCTCTGGAGACCCACACCCTGCAAACGGTGCGTGCTGCCCACTACATCTCCATGGCAACCTGGCTCACCCTTCTGGCCTCATCATCTGCGTACCTGACCGTATCCCTCCTCACCACTTGGGGTGCAGATCTCATCCCTGGTACCATAGGCTGCGACTCCCTCCAAAGCACCCAGCTTCTACTGCTCTACAAGATAATCCACAGTTTCTCGGCCGCCATCTTCCTCTTTGTTCTGTTTTCCCTCGTCTTCTTCTACTGGGGCACCATCCTCAGGCTGCGACAGGCGCAGCTGAACCAGCAGAAACATCTTTCCTGTGGATCCGGAAGGAACCTCAGCCGCTCCAAGAGAAACATGCTAGTTCTGGTCACTGTGTTCTGCGTGTGCTTTGTGCCGTACCACCTGGTGCGCCTGCCCTACGCCTTCATCCGGCCCTTCTTGCACAGGTGTTACTGGCATCAGGCCTTCTACTACATGAAGGAGCTGGCAGTGCTGCTGTCAGTCCTCAATGCCTGCCTGGACCCACTCATCTACTTCATCTTCTGTAAGACCTTCAGGGCCCAGCTGGGCATGCAGAGGCGTCTTAGTATAACAATGGCACAGCCAGACAGTACAGCTCCACCGCCAGGAGCTAGGAGAATTAGCCAGGGAACCTGA
- the gpr171 gene encoding G-protein coupled receptor 171 isoform X1, which yields MMTLPTNSTDDTLPQCVVNDQMEPFSVLYILVFLTSIAANLVALWVFIHSYNDKKSINVYLVNLLTADLLLTLALPFKVAKDLGVAPWGFMVFHCQVSAVVVYISMYVSIFFLTFVSIDCYMQISQSSRLFRIQEVGFARLMSVTVWLLVLLIMVPNMALPIQDVPERKFLSCSKLKQEVGLHWHGLSVFLCTFLFLNTSTAVLVSNGLVLKRLLASRNDPEQWRHARRATVNVTVVTAAYVVCFVPYHVVRTPYTLAQTEVITPDCQTKRHLFLAKESTLLLVVLHLCLDPVLYYYFSKAFRQSVRKVFTSRRSRRDSNTIPSQ from the exons ATGATGACGCTTCCCACAAACTCCACCGATGACACCCTCCCTCAGTGTGTTGTCAATGACCAGATGGAGCCTTTCAGCGTGCTCTACATCCTGGTCTTTCTCACCAGCATAGCTGCCAACCTGGTGGCTCTGTGGGTGTTCATACACAGCTACAATGACAAGAAGAGCATCAATGTCTACCTGGTCAATCTCCTGACCGCTGACCTCCTGCTCACCCTGGCCCTGCCCTTCAAGGTGGCCAAAGACCTGGGTGTGGCACCCTGGGGCTTCATGGTCTTCCACTGCCAGGTGAGCGCCGTGGTAGTCTACATCAGCATGTATGTGTCCATCTTCTTCCTCACCTTCGTCAGCATTGACTGCTACATGCAGATCAG CCAGAGCTCCAGACTGTTCCGTATACAAGAAGTGGGCTTCGCCAGGCTGATGTCAGTGACGGTGTGGCTACTTGTGCTCCTCATCATGGTGCCCAACATGGCCCTGCCCATCCAGGACGTCCCAGAGAGGAAGTTCCTGAGCTGCTCCAAGCTGAAGCAGGAGGTGGGACTCCACTGGCACGGCCTCTCAGTCTTCCTCTGTACCTTCCTGTTCCTCAACACGTCCACGGCTGTCCTCGTCTCCAACGGTCTGGTGCTAAAGAGGTTGCTGGCGAGCAGGAATGACCCTGAACAGTGGCGCCATGCTCGCCGTGCAACCGTCAATGTTACGGTGGTGACGGCAGCGTACGTGGTGTGCTTCGTGCCATACCACGTGGTACGGACGCCCTATACGCTGGCACAGACCGAGGTCATCACTCCAGACTGCCAGACCAAGAGGCACCTCTTCCTGGCCAAGGAGTCCACATTACTGCTGGTGGTGCTGCATCTCTGCCTGGACCCCGTGCTCTACTACTACTTCTCCAAGGCATTCAGACAGAGCGTCAGGAAGGTGTTCACGAGTAGGAGGAGCAGACGGGATTCGAACACCATCCCAAGCCAGTGA
- the gpr171 gene encoding G-protein coupled receptor 171 isoform X2 — MMTLPTNSTDDTLPQCVVNDQMEPFSVLYILVFLTSIAANLVALWVFIHSYNDKKSINVYLVNLLTADLLLTLALPFKVAKDLGVAPWGFMVFHCQSSRLFRIQEVGFARLMSVTVWLLVLLIMVPNMALPIQDVPERKFLSCSKLKQEVGLHWHGLSVFLCTFLFLNTSTAVLVSNGLVLKRLLASRNDPEQWRHARRATVNVTVVTAAYVVCFVPYHVVRTPYTLAQTEVITPDCQTKRHLFLAKESTLLLVVLHLCLDPVLYYYFSKAFRQSVRKVFTSRRSRRDSNTIPSQ, encoded by the exons ATGATGACGCTTCCCACAAACTCCACCGATGACACCCTCCCTCAGTGTGTTGTCAATGACCAGATGGAGCCTTTCAGCGTGCTCTACATCCTGGTCTTTCTCACCAGCATAGCTGCCAACCTGGTGGCTCTGTGGGTGTTCATACACAGCTACAATGACAAGAAGAGCATCAATGTCTACCTGGTCAATCTCCTGACCGCTGACCTCCTGCTCACCCTGGCCCTGCCCTTCAAGGTGGCCAAAGACCTGGGTGTGGCACCCTGGGGCTTCATGGTCTTCCACTGCCAG AGCTCCAGACTGTTCCGTATACAAGAAGTGGGCTTCGCCAGGCTGATGTCAGTGACGGTGTGGCTACTTGTGCTCCTCATCATGGTGCCCAACATGGCCCTGCCCATCCAGGACGTCCCAGAGAGGAAGTTCCTGAGCTGCTCCAAGCTGAAGCAGGAGGTGGGACTCCACTGGCACGGCCTCTCAGTCTTCCTCTGTACCTTCCTGTTCCTCAACACGTCCACGGCTGTCCTCGTCTCCAACGGTCTGGTGCTAAAGAGGTTGCTGGCGAGCAGGAATGACCCTGAACAGTGGCGCCATGCTCGCCGTGCAACCGTCAATGTTACGGTGGTGACGGCAGCGTACGTGGTGTGCTTCGTGCCATACCACGTGGTACGGACGCCCTATACGCTGGCACAGACCGAGGTCATCACTCCAGACTGCCAGACCAAGAGGCACCTCTTCCTGGCCAAGGAGTCCACATTACTGCTGGTGGTGCTGCATCTCTGCCTGGACCCCGTGCTCTACTACTACTTCTCCAAGGCATTCAGACAGAGCGTCAGGAAGGTGTTCACGAGTAGGAGGAGCAGACGGGATTCGAACACCATCCCAAGCCAGTGA